Proteins encoded in a region of the Bactrocera tryoni isolate S06 chromosome 4, CSIRO_BtryS06_freeze2, whole genome shotgun sequence genome:
- the LOC120774768 gene encoding solute carrier family 46 member 3: MGHSAADTTTASPAGTNMAIATITPITVKSVEANEKPPQKPKLTWREKLQKVINNITVEPILAAYIMPSVLSGLATQNLNLEKACRVNMDYGEVVCDALTRRDTANYTLEEETVQQMVARMAAWKTVIQSMFPCLLILFWGSWSDRHHRRKPCILIPIIGEFLGTVGLILCVYFERTPMEVAALTEAIFPSLSGGWFTMLMGVFSYIADITTEEERTLRIGILNVCFSVGVPIGMAFSGLLLKQIGFYGVFSISASLYLFSFLYGLFFLAEPRAKPEKSVPKGERKSLLADFFDKDHVVETFRVAFKRGENQRRQRVIMLMVVVMVVIGPMHGEMSVTYLFTRFRFNWSEVEFSVFSTYAMVTGLVGVLFCVGILSHKLKIDDALVGVISSMSKILSGFVYAFATVPWHMYVGAIVEIFNGTAFIAMRSIATKLVRKDELGKVNSLFGVAEALMPMVFAPMYTTLYAATLKVLPGAFYLLGGALTAPAVFIFLWMYNFQRKQQRKAIAQAADSEAGAGKADCLDAKDANGNINAIEAIALASEAKGQLNGIVTNVIHENLEQAEHAAECVQRDTEARAAVVAQAQTLANGMENRAFEGDEAELRQRQQTRV, translated from the exons ATGGGTCATAGTGCGGCCGACACGACTACCGCCAGCCCGGCGGGTACAAATATGGCCATTGCAACTATAACGCCTATCACAGTGAAAAGCGTGGAAGCCAACGAAAAGCCGCCGCAGAAACCGAAGTTGACTTGGCGTGAGAAACTGCAAAAGGTCATCAATAATATCACCGTAGAGCCCATCCTAGCCGCATACATTATGCCCAGTGTGCTGTCGGGTTTGGCGACGCAAAATCTGAATTTAGAAAAGGCGTGTCGCGTTAACATGGACTATGGCGAAGTGGTGTGTGATGCGCTCACACGCAGAGATACCGCCAATTATACGCT CGAGGAGGAGACCGTGCAACAGATGGTCGCACGCATGGCCGCCTGGAAAACTGTGATACAATCGATGTTTCCCTGTCTGCTCATTTTGTTTTGGGGCTCGTGGAGTGATCGGCATCATCGGCGAAAACCTTGTATTCTCATACCGATTATTGGCGAATTTCTGGGTACCGTAGGTCTCATACTTTGTGTGTACTTCGAACGTACGCCGATGGAGGTGGCCGCTTTGACGGAAGCCATATTTCCATCGCTAAGTGGTGGTTGGTTTACGATGCTAATGGGTGTCTTCAGTTATATAGCAGATATTACTACGGAAGAGGAGCGTACGCTACGTATTGgcatattgaatgtatgctttTCGGTGGGCGTACCGATCGGTATGGCGTTCAGTGGACTGCTGTTGAA aCAAATTGGTTTCTATGGCGTTTTCTCCATCTCAGCAAGTCTCTATTTGTTCTCGTTCCTATATGGTTTATTCTTCTTAGCTGAACCGCGTGCCAAACCAGAGAAGAGTGTGCCGAAGGGCGAGCGCAAGAGTTTATTAGCCGATTTCTTCGACAAGGATCACGTGGTGGAGACTTTCCGGGTGGCCTTTAAACGAGGCGAAAATCAGCGTCGTCAGCGTGTCATAATGCTAATGGTTGTTGTGATGGTTGTTATTGGACCAATGCATG GTGAAATGTCTGTGACATATCTTTTTACACGTTTCCGCTTCAACTGGAGTGAGGTGGAGTTCAGCGTATTTTCAACCTATGCGATGGTCACCGGTCTAGTTG GCGTACTTTTCTGCGTCGGCATACTTTCGCACAAGTTGAAGATCGATGATGCGCTGGTCGGCGTTATTTCGAGTATGTCCAAGATTCTATCGGGTTTCGTTTACGCTTTTGCTACCGTGCCCTGGCATATGTATGTTGGTGCGATTGTGGAGATCTTTAACGGTACTGCCTTCATAGCGATGCGTTCGATTGCCACCAAGCTGGTGCGCAAAGATGAACTGGGCAAAGTGAACTCGTTGTTCGGTGTTGCCGAAGCGCTGATGCCCATGGTTTTCGCACCCATGTACACCACTTTGTATGCGGCCACGTTGAAAGTATTACCCGGCGCTTTCTATTTGTTAGGCGGCGCACTCACCGCCCCAGCAGTGTTTATTTTCCT TTGGATGTACAACTTCCAGCGCAAACAACAGCGCAAGGCTATTGCACAAGCCGCCGATAGTGAAGCTGGCGCTGGCAAAGCTGATTGTCTGGACGCCAAAGACGCGAATGGTAATATCAATGCGATTGAGGCGATAGCATTGGCGAGTGAGGCGAAGGGTCAATTAAACGGCATCGTAACGAATGTGATACATGAAAATCTCGAACAGGCCGAGCATGCGGCCGAATGTGTGCAACGGGATACTGAAGCGCGAGCAGCGGTTGTGGCGCAGGCGCAAACGTTAGCCAACGGCATGGAGAATAGGGCGTTCGAAGGTGATGAGGCAGAGTTGCGCCAGCGTCAACAAACGAGAGTGTAA